The following nucleotide sequence is from Alteromonas sp. V450.
TCGTCCGTGGGGTTTAACATCAAGGTTAAATTCAAAACGTCGTGAAATCTCAGTCTCTTCACTTGAAAACTTATACCACGCGGTATCCACTTCTTTTTTAACGCTTATCCAATCAGTGAGGAGCGTTTTGTCTTCAGTACTAAACGACGCTACACCAATAGACTGTTCATCTAAATAACTCAGTAAAGAGTTCCAAACCGCTTGGCTGAGGGGCTGACTGTCATCAACTTGGTCAAACCAAATCGTCGCTGTATTTTTACCCTCTTCTACATGCGAACCAGTCACTAAAGGCAATACCAGTGATGGAGATTGAACAGGAATAGCCTTACCAACCAACGATGTATCGGCGGCATCACCAAGTTCAGGAATGGCGAATTCTCGTGCTTCTTCGGGGCGGTCTAAACCAGTTGGTACTTTAAAGCCGTTTTGCTCTTTTGTCTTGAGATATTCATAGCTGCCTGATGCAGCTTTTCTATCTGATTGGCTTGAACAACCTGCAAGTGCCACTATTACTACTGTACTTGCTATAGCCAGCGTTCTTTTCATCTGTGTTCCTTATTAACCAGAAATCAATTCGTATTTTTTTAATAGTTCTTCGATACGTTTTTGGCTTGAGAGTTCCGGAAGCACCATAGGTAATCGCATAACCGCACTTTCCATCATTCCCATTTTATATAACGCCCATTTCGGCATAACAGGATTAGGCTCTATGAAAAGTTCGCTATGAAGTAAGTTGATAGTACTGTCGATGCTTCGGCATTTTTCAAAGTCATTTTTCAACGCCGCTTCACACATTTGCGAAATCGCCTTCGGTACAATATTCGCAGTAACGGAAATGACACCGTGTCCACCTTCACACATAAACTCGCTGCTTGAACCATCGTCGCCGCTAAGCAGAACAAAGTCCTCAGGCACAAGTTTTTGGGTTTCTTTTAAACGCTGGATACTACCTGTAGCATCTTTTAGACCAACGATATTCTTATGGCTCGCTAATTCTGCCACCGTCGCCGGCAACATATCTGCTACAGTTCTTCCTGGAACATTATAAAGCAAAATAGGAAGTTCGCTGGCATCCGCAATCGCATTGAAATGCGCAACCATCCCTGCCTGTTGAGGCTTATTGTAATAAGGAACTACACTCAAAAAACCGTCAATTCCTAATTTGCCCAGTTGTTCAGTCAGGAAAATAGCTTCAGCCGTTGAGTTGGCGCCGCTTCCCGCAATAACAGGGATCGCACCTGAAGCCATCGCCACAGTTTCCTTGACCACATCGATATGTTCGTCAAACGGGAGTGTTGCTGACTCACCAGTCGTCCCAACCGACACAATGCCATGAGTCCCCTGCTCTATGTGAAACTTTACGAGCTTTTCTAAAGACTTGTAATCGATATCGCCGTTTTCGAACATCGGCGTGACCAGTGCTACATAACTACCAGTAAACATAATCTCTCCGCAAAATGTGAGCGCACATGGTAATTAGGTATATGCTTAAACACAAGTAAATGCGTGGGCAAAATGACAAGAAATTGACAATATCTTATTCTGCTTTGTTAAAAAGGCGCTGACTTATAAAAAAACTCTGTGCTAACATCGCGCCAAAGAGACTGAGTAAGTGAAATAAATGTCAAAACACCAACTTATCGTTACCATTGTAGGTACAGACAAGAGCGGTATTTTAAGCGAGATCGCAACTTCTGTAGCCGAGGCACAATGCAACATACT
It contains:
- the dapA gene encoding 4-hydroxy-tetrahydrodipicolinate synthase, with protein sequence MFTGSYVALVTPMFENGDIDYKSLEKLVKFHIEQGTHGIVSVGTTGESATLPFDEHIDVVKETVAMASGAIPVIAGSGANSTAEAIFLTEQLGKLGIDGFLSVVPYYNKPQQAGMVAHFNAIADASELPILLYNVPGRTVADMLPATVAELASHKNIVGLKDATGSIQRLKETQKLVPEDFVLLSGDDGSSSEFMCEGGHGVISVTANIVPKAISQMCEAALKNDFEKCRSIDSTINLLHSELFIEPNPVMPKWALYKMGMMESAVMRLPMVLPELSSQKRIEELLKKYELISG